CGTCGACATCTGCTCCACCCCAGAGGGTTTGGAATACCCACTGGCCACCGAGGACGACCTGAACGAGACCGCCAAGCTGGTCGAGAAACACGGCCGGCGGGCGATCACCGCGGTCGTCGACGTCCGTGATGAGGCCGCCATGAAAGCGGCGGTCGACGCGGCCGTCGGTGGACTCGGCGGTCTCGACGGCGCGGTCGCCAACGCCGGTGTGCTCACGGTCGGCACCTGGGACACCACCACCGCCGAGCAGTGGCGGCTGGTCGTCGATGTCAACCTCATCGGGGCCTGGAACACCTGCGCCGCCGCGCTCCCCCACCTGGTCGCTCGCGGCGGCGGAAGCCTGGTCAACATCAGTTCCTCGGCCGGCATCAAGGGGACGCCGCTGCATGTGCCTTACACGGCGTCCAAGCACGGCATCGTGGGGATGACGCTCGCGCTGGCCAACGAGCTTGCCGCACAGAATATTCGCGTCAACACCGTGCACCCCACCGGCGTGGCGACCGGCATGGCTCCGCCGACGATGCACACGTTGATCGCCGAGCAGCGGCCCGACCTGGTGCCCATCTTCCTCAACGCACTGCCCGCGCCGCTGATCGAAGCGAACGATGTGAGCAATGCGGTGCTCTACCTCCTCTCCGATGAATCCCGTTATGTCACAGGGCTTGAGCTGAAAGTCGACGCCGGTGTCACCATCAGATAGCGACCACGACCGACACGCGCGCGGGGTGCGCACCTTCGCCGAAGTGATGACGTTCGACGCGCCGGGTTACGACGGCCCCTTCAGCGGCGGGTTGATCGACTTCGTCTTCGGCGAGGTGTGGTCACGTCCCGGGCTCAGCCGCCGCGATCGGCGGTTCGTGACGCTGGCCTGTGTCGCCGCCGCCGACACGCAGGCCCCCCTCGAACAGCACGTCCACGCGGCATTGAAAAGCGGCGACCTCACGATCACCGAGATGCGGGAAACCGTCCTGCATTTCGCCGTCTACGCCGGATGGCCCAAAGCCTCGCGGTTCAACATCGCGGTGGACCTGGAATGGGCCAAGATCGCCGAGGAGCGCGGGGAGGCGCCCCCGCCCCCGGAGCCGCTGCTGCCGCTGGTCACCGCCAGCGACCCCGAGCAGCGGCTGCAAGACGGCGAGAGCTCGTTCAAGGAGATCAACTGCCTGCCGTTCGCGCCGATCCGCGACAACCCCTATTCGGGCGCGGGCATCCTGAACTTCGTCTTCGGCGAAATGTGGCTGCGGCCCGGATTGGGCATGAAGGAACGCCGCCTCATCACGGTTGCCTGCGTCGCCTTCCAGGACGCCGAAATCCCGATCATGTCCCACGTTTACGCGGCGCTGAAGAGCGGCGACGTGTCATTCGAGGAGATGGACGAGGTGGCACTGCAGTTCGCGGCGTACTACGGCTGCGCCAAGGCCGAATACCTCAACCAGGTGATCGCGGAGCAGAAGCAGCGGGTGGCGGCCGAGAACCGGGCCGGTCCCACACCCGTCGGCTGACACAACAACGGAGGGCACTCGCATGACGGCAACGGCGTCGTCACCGCTGCTTTCGGGCGCGTTACTCATTGGCGGGGAACGCATTACCGAAGCGTCGGGTGGCACCTATCGCCACGTCTATCCGGGCACCGGCGTGCCCAACGCGGCCATACCCATGGCCGGCCACGGCGAGATCGATCGCGCCATCGACAGCGCATGGGAAGCGCACCGGGAATGGATGTCCTACCCGGTCGACCGCCGCCGCGATCTGTTGTTCGCGTTGGCCGATGTGGTGCGCGATCACTTCGCCGAGCTGGCCGAGCTCAACGTGCACGACTACGGCGTCCCGATCGCGATGGCCGGCAACTCCGTACTGACCGAACGGTTCCTGCGCTACTACGCCGGCTACGCCGACAAGACGCACGGTGCGAGCACGCCGGTCGCCGGTGCGTTCGACGTCAACATCGTCGAGCGCGAACCCTACGGTGTCGTCGGTGTCATCGCGCCGTGGAACGGGCCGCTGGTCGTCGCCGGCGCGGCCGTGGCGCCCGCGCTGGCGGCGGGAAATGCCGTCATCCTCAAGCCCTCGGAGCTTGCGTCGTTGGCGCCCTTGCGCTTTGGCGAACTCTGCCTCGAGGCGGGCCTGCCGCCGGGGCTGGTCAACGTGCTGCCCGCCGGCGCCGAGGGCGGTGACGCGCTGGTGCGGCACCCCCGCGTCGGCAAGATCCACTTCACCGGAGGCCAAGCGACCGCGCAGAAAGTGCTGCAGGCCGCATCGCACAACGTCACGCCCGTGACGGCCGAATTGGGTGGCAAGTCAGCTTATCTCGTGTTCGCCGACGCCGACCTCGACATGGCCGCCGTCATCGCGGCCCACCAGGGGCCCATCACGCAATCGGGTCAAAGTTGCGCCTGCGCCTCGCGGATCCTCGTCCAAGCCTCCGTGTACGCCGGCTTCGTGGAGAAACTGGTGGCCGCGGTGCAGGCCGCGAAGATCGGTGACCCGCTGCGGCCCGACGTCATGCTCGGCCCCGTGATCACCGAGGCCGCCGCCGAGCGCATCCTCGGTGTGATCGACCAGGCGGTCAGCGAGAAGGCCGGCGACCTGGTCACCGGCGGACGCCGGCTCGGCGGTGAGCTCGCGTCGGGTTATTTCATCGAGCCGACGATCTTCACCAACGTCGACAACCGCTCGACGCTGGCGCAGACCGAAACATTCGGCCCGGTGGCTTCCGTGATCCCCTTCGGCGACGAGGCCGAGGCGGTCAGGATCGCCAACGATTCCCGTTACGGTCTCAACGCTTTCGTGGCGACCTCCGATCTGGAACGCGCGCACCGGGTTGCGCGCCGGCTCGAGGCGGGTTCGGTGTGGGTGAACAGGCACAGCGACATCGAGCCTCAGGGTCCCTACGGCGGATACAAGCAGAGTGGGTTCGGCCGCACCGGTGGCGTGGAGGGCCTCTACGAGTTTTTGCAGGTGAAGAACATCCGCATCGGCATGAGCTGACGGACAGCGCTCCGAAATATCGCGTCCATCAGGTATTTCCGCTAGACGGGTACAGTCGCGTTCATGGATTTGGTCGAGTGGCTGCGGACGCCCCGCTATTTGCGGACACGCTTCATGATGGAAACGCGGCCCCTGAACCGTCTCGAAATGGAGATCGTGTTCCTGGAGGTCGCCGCCCGCGACGCGCTGGTGCGCCTCCCCGTGGCTTTCATGATCCTGCCCAAGACCGCCCGCCCGTGGCGCGATCAACCGTCCAAGCCGGAGCAGGACAAGTAGGGGTCCCTCCAGGCGCCCGTAAACCCTTGGGAGTCGCCGTCGCATCGGGCATGCTGACGATATGCACGTGATGAACGGGGTGCGTGACCCGGCGGCCGGCTTTCCCCTCGAGACCGCGGCGGACGACGCCGGCGAGCGACGCCAGGCCAACCGTGCGGTTGCCGTCAGCGCCGTCGGACTGGCGGTGACCGGGCTGGTGGAATTGGTCATCGCACTGTTGTCCGGTTCGGTGGCGCTGCTCGGTGATGCGCTGCACAACCTGTCCGACGTCTCCACCAGCGCGCTGGTGTTCGTCGGCTTCCGCGCCTCGCGCAAGGTTCCCACCGAGCGCTACTCCTATGGGTACGAACGCGCCGAAGACCTCGCGGGCATTGGGGTGGCCCTGGTGATTTGGGGCAGCGCCGTGGTCGCCGGTTTTGAGAGCGTCACCAAGCTGCTGCGTCACGGCGGCACCGGCTACGTGGGCTGGGGTATCGCCGCGGCCGTCGTGGGCGTCGTCGGCAATCAGCTGGTGGCCCGTTACAAACTGGTGGTAGGCAAGCGTATTCGGTCGGCGACCATGGTCGCCGACGCCAAGCACTCCTGGCTGGACGCGTTGTCGTCGGCCGGGGCGGTGCTGGGGCTGATAGGCGTGGCGCTCGGCTGGGGCTGGGCCGACGCGGTCGCGGGAATCGTCGTCACCGGATTCATCTGCCACGTCGGCTGGGAGGTCACCGCCGACATCGCGCACCGATTGCTCGACGGCGTCGACCCCGAGATCATCATCACCGCCGAGGCCGTCGCCGCCTCGGTGCCCGGTGTGACGCACGCGCACGCCCGGGCCCGGTGGACCGGGCGGACCCTGCGCGTGGAGGTGGAAGGTTTCCTGAAGGCCGACACGTCGCTGGCCGCGTCCGATCAGATCGGTCGCAGCGTCGCCGCGGCCCTGGCGCCACGGATCCCGGAGATGCAGAGCTTCACCTGGACGGCGCGCGCCGCCTGAGCGCTCGGCTCAGTTGGCTCAGTTGCCAGTGGCGCCTTCGGGCTTGGGGCCGCGGTCCTCGCCGGTGATGTACTTCGGGCAGTAATGGGCGGCCGAGAGAAAGGTGAACTTGGCCGCGCTGGCGCCCTGGAAGGCGGGGTTCTGGTTGCGCAGGTCCGTCACGATCTTCGCGTCCGACTGCCCGTCGTCGAGCAGCTCACACACCGACTTGCCGATGGTGATCGCGTTGCCGGCGTCCTGGTAGGTGATCCCGGCGTCGCGCAGGTCTTTGAGGAAATCCTGATCGTTGTCGACGTCCGCGTGGGCGGGGGCGGCCAGGGCGATCACGGCAGCGGCGCTGCAAAGCCCGAGGAAAAATCGCATAACGCCTAGATTCTTTCAAACCCGGCGGCAATTGGCATCTCGGCGCCGCTACGGGGTGTTCGTGGTGGAGGTGATCGTGTTGGGGCAGTAGGTGTTGGCGGCGATCGCCGCGAACTGGTTTGCCTTCTCCTCGCTGAGCCCGGAGTTCATCGATCGCAGCGTCGCGACGACCTGCGGCATCTGTTCGCCCCGGCCGGCCGTGTCGCACACCCATTTGCCCGCGCCCACGGCCCGGTCCGGATCGGCGAACGTAATGCCGACCGCGCGCAGCGACGCGATGAACGCATCGTCGGTGCCGTCGGCGTGCGCCGGCGCGGCCAGGCCGATCGTCACGGCGAGGCCAGCCAGGGCGAGCAGGAGCTTCATTGCTCACGAATTCTCCCAGAGGCTTCGCGCCCGCGCACCAACTTTCTGTCGTCAACCCTTGGTTGACAGGCGGTACGCGTCAACCTACCGTTGACGGCATGTCCGAGCCCATCCGCATCGCCTATCCGATCCGGCTCGACGAGCTGATCGGCGCGATCAAGAGCACCCACCCCGACGTCCTCGATCAGCTGACCGACGCCGTGCTGGCCGCCGAACACCTGGGCGAGATCGCCGACCACCTGATCGGCCACTTCGTGGACCAGGCCCGCCGCTCCGGCGCGTCTTGGACCGACATCGGCAAGAGCATGGGCGTCACCAAGCAAGCCGCCCAGAAGCGATTCGTCCCGCGCGCCGAGGCCGCCACCCTGGATCCCGAACAGGGCTTCGCGCGGTTCACCCCGCGGGCGCGCGGCGCGGTCGTGGCGGCCCAGAACGCCGCGCACGAGGCCGGCAACGGCGAGATCACCCCCGACCATCTGCTGATCGGGGTGCTCGCCGATGCGGCCGCCCTGGCGACGGTGTTGCTGCGCCTCCAACAGGTCGACACCGAGGCGCTGCGCGACGCCGCGGCCGCGTCGATCGCCGCGCTGCGCGTGGAAGACGAACCGCCTGAACTCATTCCGTTCAGTGGCCCGGCGCGCAAGGCGCTCGAATTGACCGTGCGCGAGGCACTTCGGCTCGGCCACAACTACGTCGGCACCGAGCACCAGCTGCTGGCATTGCTCGAGCTGGAGGCCGGCTCCTCCGCCCCGGGACCGCTGCACCGTTGCGGCGTCGACAAGGACCGGGTGGAGGCGGATCTGATCGCGGCGCTGGAATCGCTCGGCAGCGGGAAAAACGTTGCCCCGGACGCCGAGGGTGACGGTTGAGCGGTGCGGCCGACCCCTCCCTTGGCACTACCGCGTGTGCGATCATGCGAGGGTCCCCCGCAACGGTGCCAAGGAGGCAAGCAATGGCGAAGATGCGCCGCTGGCTCGTATCGGTGTCCGCCGTGTTGGTTGCCGCCGCGAGCATCACCGCCATCGTGCCGGTCCCCCGCGCGTGGGCCGGTGACGCGCCGATCGGCCACATCGGCGACACGCTGCGCGTGGACACCGGCAAGTTCATCGCGGACGTGACCGTGAGCGGCGTGGCGCCCTGCGATCCTCCGCCGGGATTCGGCTACACGCGCGAAGGCACCTACAAAGGCTTCCCCGGCAGCAGCGTCGAGCGCGCCGATGTGACCATTCGCGCGATCCGGGTGCCCAATCCCTACATCATCTCGACCGTTTTCAGTTTCAACGGGGTGACCCCGAACGCCGACGCGTACAAGCCGCGGGCCTCCGATGCGCCCGACGCGCTGGACAACGTGCTCGTCAACGCGCCGAACGGGGCGATCGTGCGCGGCGGCGTGTACTGGGATGCCTACCGCGATCCCGTCTCCACCGTCGTGCTGCTGGACAAGAAGACGGGCTATCACCTCGCCCAGTGGAATCTTTGATCGAAACCGTCCACGTCGCCGCGGCGGATGCCGCTGACGCCGCGGCGCTGGCCGTCCTTGCGGCACAGACCTTTCCGCTGGCGTGCCCACCCACGGCGGCCCCCGAGAACATCGCGGCCTTCGTAGAGGCCAACCTGTCGCCCGAGCACTTCGCCCAGTACCTCGCCGATCCGCACCGCGTGATCCTCACCGCCGCGCGCGGCGGCCGAATCATCGGCTACGCCATGCTGGTTCGCGACTCCGGCGCAGCCGAGCTGTCCAAGATCTACGTGCTGCCGGAATATCACGGCGGCGGGGTGTCGGTGGCGTTGATGGAGGCCGCGCTGGCCACCGCCGACGGCTGGGGCGTGCGGCGCGTGTGGCTGGGGGTCAACCAGGCAAACGAACGCGCGCAACGCTTTTACGCCAAGAGCGGCTTCAGGATCAGCGGCACCAGGACGTTTCAGCTCGGCGCCGACCTCGAGCACGACTACGTCATGGTTCGCGAGCTGGGCTAGCCGCCGTCAACGCCAGCAGCCGGGAAGTGGCCCGCAAGTACTTTTTTCGGTATCCACCGGCCAGCATCTCCTGGCTGAAGATCGCGTCCAGCTTGGTGCCCGACGCCACCACCGGAATGCCGGCGTCGTAGAGCCGGTCGGTCAGGGACACCAGCCGCAGCGCGACGTTCTGGTCGTCGATGCCGTGCACGCCGGTCAAAAACACCCCGCTGACCCCCTCGATCAACGTCAGGTACCGCGACGGGTGCATGGTGGCCAGGTGCGCGCACAACGCGTCGAAGTCATCGAGCGTCGCGCCGTCGATCTGCGCGGCGCGCGCCGCCACCTCGTCGTCGGACAGCGGCTGCGGCGCCGGCGGTAGGCCGCGGTGCCGGTAGTCGGGCCCCTCGATCCGCACCGTGGTGAAAATGCTTGCCAGCGTGTTGATTTCGCGCAGGAAATCCTGCGCCGCGAAGCGGCCCTCACCGAGCTGCTCGGGCAACGTGTTGGAGGTGGCGGCCACCGACACCCCGCGCTCGACCAGCGACGAGAGCAGCCGCGCGATCAGCGTGGTGTTGCCCGGGTCGTCGAGCTCGAACTCATCGATGCAGACCGCCGTGTAGGTGGCCAGCAGCTCGACGCATTCGGCGAAGCCGAACACTCCAGCGAGCTGGGTGAGCTCCCCGAAGGTCGCGAACGCCTTGGGGGGCGGGCCATCCGGTGCCCCGCCCGGTGCCCCGCCTGGTCCCTGGCCGGGCAGCTCGTAGTAGGCCGACGCCAGCAGGTGCGTCTTGCCCACCCCGAACCCGCCGTCGAGGTAGAGCCCGACGCCGGGCAGAATTTCCCTTCGCCCCAACAGTTTTCGCCGGCCCGCGCGGCGCTGCGTGGCCTGCCGGCAGAACTCTTGGCACGCCAGCACGGCGGCGGCCTGCGTCGGCTCGGCCGGATCAGGCTGGTACGTCGCAAAGCTCACGTCGGCGAACGTCGGGGGCGGCCTCAATTGGGCGATGAGCCGCTCCGGCGAGACGGTCGGCTGCCGATCCACCAGGCGCGCGACGGCGCCCGAAGCGCCCGCGGAGGTGGACCCGTGCATGCAGGAACTGTAACGGCGTGCTGCAATCAGACACATGCCCGAGCCGCCGCTGTCACTGCTCGGCTCGGTGCGCGAACTCGACGACGGCGAACTCCCCCGGATGTACGGCTATCCCGAGCACGACGCGACCTGGGTGCGGGCCAACTTCATCACCAGCGTCGACGGCGGAGCCACCTCGGGCGGCAGCAGCGGGGCCATGGGCGGGCCGGGCGACCGGTTCGTCTTCAACCTGCTGCGTGAGCTCGCCGACGTCATCGTGGTGGGCGCGGGCACCGTGCGGATCGAGGGCTACTCCGGCGCGCAGCTGAGCGTCGCCCAGCGTCAGCACCGGCAGGCCCGGGGACAAAGCGAGGTCCCGCCGCTGGCGATCGTGACCAAATCGGGCCACCTCAATCGGGACATGGCCGTGTTCACCCGCACCGAGGTGCCCCCGCTGGTGCTCACCTGCGCGGCGGCGGCCGCCCAGACGCGGCGGCTGCTCAGCGGCGTGTGCGAGGTCATCGACTGCTCCGGTGGCGATCCCGAGAAGGTCGATGAGGCCACCCTGCTGGCGATGCTCGGCGCGCGCGGGCTGCGCCGCATCCTCACCGAGGGCGGCCCGATGCTGCTGGGCTCGCTGATCGAACGCGACATGCTCGACGAGCTGTGCCTGACGATCGCGCCCTACATCGTCGGCGGCCAGGCGCGACGCATCGCGGCCGGCCCGGGCCAGCTGCTCACCGGGATGCGGTGTGCCCACGTCCTGACCGACGACGCCGGCTACCTTTACACCCGCTACGTCAGGGCCTAGCTACTGTGGTCGGCATGAGTCGGCCGTCCACGTGCGCCACGATCCTCGTTGCGGTGACCGCGCTGCTGGCCGGCTGCGTCCCGGGCCTGGCCGCCAACCCGCGCTTCGCCACCAATTCCGGTGCCCGCCCGCAGGGAGCGGCCACCTCGAAGCCGCCGCCCAGCGGCCCGCCCCCGATCGCCGCGCCCAAAAACGACCTCGCGTGGCACGACTGCACCTCGCGGGTGTTCGCCGACGCGGCGGTACCCGCCGCCGCCGGAGTGCAGCTGGACTGCGCGACCTACGACTCCGACCTGGACCCGGTCAACGGCGGGGGCGGCAGCCTGAGCATCGGCGTGGTGCGCGCGCGGTCGACCAAGACGCCCCACGATGCCGGCCCGCTGGTCTTCACCACCGGCTCGGATCTGCCGTCGTCGGCGCAATTGCCGGTCTGGCTGTCCCGGGCCGGCGCCGACGTGCTCGCCGCCCACCCGATCGTCGCCGTCGACCGCCGCGGCATCGGCATGTCGAGTCCCATCGACTGCCGGGACAAGTTCGACCGCCAGGAGATGCGCGACCAGTCGCAGTTCCAGACCGGCGACGATCCGGTGGCCAACCTGTCCGAGGTCGCCAACACCGCGACCACCAACTGCACCGACGCCATCGCACCCGGCGCCTCCGCCTACGACGACGCGCACGCGGCCTCCGACATCGAGCGGTTGCGCAGCACGTGGGACGTGCCCGCCCTGGCGCTGGTCGGCATCGGCAACGGCGCCCAGGTGGCGCTGGCCTACGCCGGATCTCGGCCGGACAAGGTCGCCCGCCTCGTCCTCGACTCACCGGTCGCGTTGGGCACCAACGCCGAAGCCGCCGCCGAGCAACAGGTCAAGGGGCAGCAGGCCGCGCTCGACGCCTTCGCCGCCCAGTGCATCGCCGTGAACTGCGCGCTGGGACCGGACCCCAAGGGCGCGGTCAGCGCCATGCTGGCCGACGCCCGCGCCGGCAAGGGTCCCGGCGGCGCGTCGGTGGCGCAGGTCGCCAACGCCATCACCGTCGCGCTGGGCTTTCCCTCCGGCGGGCGCGTCAACGCCACCACCGACCTGGCCAACGCCCTGGCCGCCGCCCGATCCGGTGACACCAACGGGCTCAACAGCCTGATCAACCACGCCAACACGCTGCAGGATTCCGACGGCCAGTTCGTCAACGTCTGCAGTGACGCCGTCAACCGCCCGACCCCGGACCGGGTGCGTGAGCTGTTCGTCGCCTGGGGCAAGCTCTATCCCCAATTCGGCACCGTCGCCGCGCTCAACATGGTCAAGTGCGTGCACTGGCCCACCGGCTCCCCGCCGCCCTCACCGAAGACCCTCAAGGTCGACGTGCTGCTGCTCGGCGTGCAGAACGACCCGATCGTGGGAACCGACGGGGTCGCGGCGACCGCGGCCAGCATCATCAACGCCAACGCGGCCAGCAAGCGGGTGATGTGGCAGGGCATCGGGCACGGCGCCAGCATCTATTCGGGCTGCACGGTTCCGCCGCTGGTCGGCTACCTCAGCAGCGGCAAATTGCCCAACACCGACACCTACTGCCCGGCCTGATACTGCCTTCAGGGGCACCGCTGCCCCGGTGTACGGTGCGCTGGTGACGGCAGCTGAATCGACCCGAACCGGCTCGCGCGAGCGGCTCCTGGCCGCCTTTCGTCCCCGCACCGGCGCGCCGAACGTGGCGAGCATCTTGCGGTCCGCGCTGTGGCCGATCGCCATCCTTTCGGTGCTGCACCGCAGCATCGTGCTCACTCTCAACGGCAATATCACCGACGACTTCAAGCCGGTGTATCGCGCGGTGCTGAATTTCCGGCACGGCTGGGACATCTACAACGAGCACTTCGACTACGTCGACCCGCATTACCTGTATCCGCCTGGCGGCACGCTGCTGATGGCGCCGTTCGGGTATCTGCCCTTCACCCCGTCACGGTTTTTGTTCATCCTGATCAACACCGTCGCCATCCTGATCGCGTGGTACCTGCTGCTTCGGATGTTCAAATTCACGCTGGGTTCGGTGGCCGCGCCCGCCTTGTTGCTGGCCATGTTCTGCACTGAGAGTGTGACCAGCACGCTGGTGTTCACCAACATCAACGGCTGCGTCCTGCTGGCCGAGATGTTGTTCCTGCGCTGGCTTTTGGACGGGAGGGTCAGCCGACAATGGTGGGCGGGCCTCGCGATCGGGCTCACGCTCACGCTCAAACCCGTGCTCGGCCCGCTGCTGTTGCTGCCCTTGCTGAACCGCCAGTGGCGAGCGTTGGTACCCGCGTTCGCGGTGCCCGTCGTCGTCAACCTGGCCGCCTGGCCGTTGGTCAGTGATCCGATGGACTTCGTCACCAAAACGGTGCCCTACTTCTTGGGCACCCGCGACTACTTCAACAGCTCGATCGAGGGCAACGGCGTGTACTTCGGCCTGCCCACCTGGCTGATCGTGTTCCTGCGAATCCTGTTCACGCTGATCGCCATCGGGGCCATGTGGCTGCTGTACCGCCACTACCGCACCCGCGATCCGCTGTTCTGGTTCACCAACTCGACAGGGGTGCTGCTGCTGTGGTCATTCCTCGTGTCGTCGTTGGCCCAGGGCTACTACTCGATGATGTTGTTCCCGTTCCTGGTGACGGTCGTGGTGCAGAACTCGCTGATCCGCAACTGGCCGGCCTGGCTCGG
The sequence above is drawn from the Mycobacterium marseillense genome and encodes:
- a CDS encoding mycofactocin-coupled SDR family oxidoreductase, yielding MTTNNATGRVAGKRVLITGAARGMGRSHAVRLAEEGADCILVDICSTPEGLEYPLATEDDLNETAKLVEKHGRRAITAVVDVRDEAAMKAAVDAAVGGLGGLDGAVANAGVLTVGTWDTTTAEQWRLVVDVNLIGAWNTCAAALPHLVARGGGSLVNISSSAGIKGTPLHVPYTASKHGIVGMTLALANELAAQNIRVNTVHPTGVATGMAPPTMHTLIAEQRPDLVPIFLNALPAPLIEANDVSNAVLYLLSDESRYVTGLELKVDAGVTIR
- a CDS encoding carboxymuconolactone decarboxylase family protein, whose protein sequence is MSPSDSDHDRHARGVRTFAEVMTFDAPGYDGPFSGGLIDFVFGEVWSRPGLSRRDRRFVTLACVAAADTQAPLEQHVHAALKSGDLTITEMRETVLHFAVYAGWPKASRFNIAVDLEWAKIAEERGEAPPPPEPLLPLVTASDPEQRLQDGESSFKEINCLPFAPIRDNPYSGAGILNFVFGEMWLRPGLGMKERRLITVACVAFQDAEIPIMSHVYAALKSGDVSFEEMDEVALQFAAYYGCAKAEYLNQVIAEQKQRVAAENRAGPTPVG
- a CDS encoding aldehyde dehydrogenase family protein — encoded protein: MTATASSPLLSGALLIGGERITEASGGTYRHVYPGTGVPNAAIPMAGHGEIDRAIDSAWEAHREWMSYPVDRRRDLLFALADVVRDHFAELAELNVHDYGVPIAMAGNSVLTERFLRYYAGYADKTHGASTPVAGAFDVNIVEREPYGVVGVIAPWNGPLVVAGAAVAPALAAGNAVILKPSELASLAPLRFGELCLEAGLPPGLVNVLPAGAEGGDALVRHPRVGKIHFTGGQATAQKVLQAASHNVTPVTAELGGKSAYLVFADADLDMAAVIAAHQGPITQSGQSCACASRILVQASVYAGFVEKLVAAVQAAKIGDPLRPDVMLGPVITEAAAERILGVIDQAVSEKAGDLVTGGRRLGGELASGYFIEPTIFTNVDNRSTLAQTETFGPVASVIPFGDEAEAVRIANDSRYGLNAFVATSDLERAHRVARRLEAGSVWVNRHSDIEPQGPYGGYKQSGFGRTGGVEGLYEFLQVKNIRIGMS
- a CDS encoding cation diffusion facilitator family transporter, producing MHVMNGVRDPAAGFPLETAADDAGERRQANRAVAVSAVGLAVTGLVELVIALLSGSVALLGDALHNLSDVSTSALVFVGFRASRKVPTERYSYGYERAEDLAGIGVALVIWGSAVVAGFESVTKLLRHGGTGYVGWGIAAAVVGVVGNQLVARYKLVVGKRIRSATMVADAKHSWLDALSSAGAVLGLIGVALGWGWADAVAGIVVTGFICHVGWEVTADIAHRLLDGVDPEIIITAEAVAASVPGVTHAHARARWTGRTLRVEVEGFLKADTSLAASDQIGRSVAAALAPRIPEMQSFTWTARAA
- a CDS encoding DUF732 domain-containing protein → MRFFLGLCSAAAVIALAAPAHADVDNDQDFLKDLRDAGITYQDAGNAITIGKSVCELLDDGQSDAKIVTDLRNQNPAFQGASAAKFTFLSAAHYCPKYITGEDRGPKPEGATGN
- a CDS encoding DUF732 domain-containing protein yields the protein MKLLLALAGLAVTIGLAAPAHADGTDDAFIASLRAVGITFADPDRAVGAGKWVCDTAGRGEQMPQVVATLRSMNSGLSEEKANQFAAIAANTYCPNTITSTTNTP
- a CDS encoding Clp protease N-terminal domain-containing protein, which translates into the protein MSEPIRIAYPIRLDELIGAIKSTHPDVLDQLTDAVLAAEHLGEIADHLIGHFVDQARRSGASWTDIGKSMGVTKQAAQKRFVPRAEAATLDPEQGFARFTPRARGAVVAAQNAAHEAGNGEITPDHLLIGVLADAAALATVLLRLQQVDTEALRDAAAASIAALRVEDEPPELIPFSGPARKALELTVREALRLGHNYVGTEHQLLALLELEAGSSAPGPLHRCGVDKDRVEADLIAALESLGSGKNVAPDAEGDG
- a CDS encoding GNAT family N-acetyltransferase, producing the protein MESLIETVHVAAADAADAAALAVLAAQTFPLACPPTAAPENIAAFVEANLSPEHFAQYLADPHRVILTAARGGRIIGYAMLVRDSGAAELSKIYVLPEYHGGGVSVALMEAALATADGWGVRRVWLGVNQANERAQRFYAKSGFRISGTRTFQLGADLEHDYVMVRELG
- the zapE gene encoding cell division protein ZapE — translated: MCLIAARRYSSCMHGSTSAGASGAVARLVDRQPTVSPERLIAQLRPPPTFADVSFATYQPDPAEPTQAAAVLACQEFCRQATQRRAGRRKLLGRREILPGVGLYLDGGFGVGKTHLLASAYYELPGQGPGGAPGGAPDGPPPKAFATFGELTQLAGVFGFAECVELLATYTAVCIDEFELDDPGNTTLIARLLSSLVERGVSVAATSNTLPEQLGEGRFAAQDFLREINTLASIFTTVRIEGPDYRHRGLPPAPQPLSDDEVAARAAQIDGATLDDFDALCAHLATMHPSRYLTLIEGVSGVFLTGVHGIDDQNVALRLVSLTDRLYDAGIPVVASGTKLDAIFSQEMLAGGYRKKYLRATSRLLALTAASPAREP
- a CDS encoding pyrimidine reductase family protein, whose protein sequence is MPEPPLSLLGSVRELDDGELPRMYGYPEHDATWVRANFITSVDGGATSGGSSGAMGGPGDRFVFNLLRELADVIVVGAGTVRIEGYSGAQLSVAQRQHRQARGQSEVPPLAIVTKSGHLNRDMAVFTRTEVPPLVLTCAAAAAQTRRLLSGVCEVIDCSGGDPEKVDEATLLAMLGARGLRRILTEGGPMLLGSLIERDMLDELCLTIAPYIVGGQARRIAAGPGQLLTGMRCAHVLTDDAGYLYTRYVRA
- a CDS encoding alpha/beta hydrolase is translated as MSRPSTCATILVAVTALLAGCVPGLAANPRFATNSGARPQGAATSKPPPSGPPPIAAPKNDLAWHDCTSRVFADAAVPAAAGVQLDCATYDSDLDPVNGGGGSLSIGVVRARSTKTPHDAGPLVFTTGSDLPSSAQLPVWLSRAGADVLAAHPIVAVDRRGIGMSSPIDCRDKFDRQEMRDQSQFQTGDDPVANLSEVANTATTNCTDAIAPGASAYDDAHAASDIERLRSTWDVPALALVGIGNGAQVALAYAGSRPDKVARLVLDSPVALGTNAEAAAEQQVKGQQAALDAFAAQCIAVNCALGPDPKGAVSAMLADARAGKGPGGASVAQVANAITVALGFPSGGRVNATTDLANALAAARSGDTNGLNSLINHANTLQDSDGQFVNVCSDAVNRPTPDRVRELFVAWGKLYPQFGTVAALNMVKCVHWPTGSPPPSPKTLKVDVLLLGVQNDPIVGTDGVAATAASIINANAASKRVMWQGIGHGASIYSGCTVPPLVGYLSSGKLPNTDTYCPA
- the aftC gene encoding arabinofuranan 3-O-arabinosyltransferase; this translates as MYGALVTAAESTRTGSRERLLAAFRPRTGAPNVASILRSALWPIAILSVLHRSIVLTLNGNITDDFKPVYRAVLNFRHGWDIYNEHFDYVDPHYLYPPGGTLLMAPFGYLPFTPSRFLFILINTVAILIAWYLLLRMFKFTLGSVAAPALLLAMFCTESVTSTLVFTNINGCVLLAEMLFLRWLLDGRVSRQWWAGLAIGLTLTLKPVLGPLLLLPLLNRQWRALVPAFAVPVVVNLAAWPLVSDPMDFVTKTVPYFLGTRDYFNSSIEGNGVYFGLPTWLIVFLRILFTLIAIGAMWLLYRHYRTRDPLFWFTNSTGVLLLWSFLVSSLAQGYYSMMLFPFLVTVVVQNSLIRNWPAWLGIYGFMALDDWLIYRWMRYGRALQYLKITYGWSLLLIVTFTVLYFRYLDAKAENRLDDGIDPAWLTEERERASVDA